The following proteins come from a genomic window of Notamacropus eugenii isolate mMacEug1 chromosome X, mMacEug1.pri_v2, whole genome shotgun sequence:
- the LOC140515187 gene encoding uncharacterized protein isoform X1: protein MCAGFDTQTTMLAGLPRPKAPDWGEALACEGSLESLKEGPAGTNTEETGSSQISTGQKAWEGSKDPGLKTELMFPRSAVEEKAQAYNPCDPSLKEKSEFRKNQRLPSVKKSYECKECGKTFRGRSSLIDHLRTHSGEKPYVCLECGKAFMQNSSFINHRRIHTGERPYKCNECGKAFRQRSSFINHKRIHSGEKPYECNECGKTFRGSSDLIKHRRIHSGEKPYECSECGKAFRGSSALLEHQRIHRGEKPYKCHECGKDFRWSSYLIQHQRIHSGEKPYKCFECGKDFRGRSHLIRHQRIHTGEKPYGCNECEKAFRASSDLIQHQRIHSGEKPYECHECGKAFRLISTFINHQRIHSGEKPYECIKCGKAFRRNAYLIRHQRIHTEGKPYGCHECGKAFRGSSALTEHERIHRGEKPHECPDCGKAFRASSVLIDHQRIHSGEKPYGCHECGKAFRWSSDLIQHQRIHSGEKPYKCNECEKAFRRSSDLIKHQRIHSGEKPFECNACGKAFSGSSNLIRHQRIHIRE from the coding sequence ATGTGTGCAGGGTTCGACACCCAGACAACTATGTTGGCAGGTCTTCCAAGACCCAAGGCTCCTGACTGGGGAGAAGCCCTTGCATGTGAGGGCAGCTTAGAGAGCCTGAAGGAAGGCCCAGCAGGCACAAACACGGAAGAGACAGGGAGCAGTCAGATATCCACTGGTCAGAAAGCCTGGGAAGGCAGCAAGGACCCAGGCTTAAAAACTGAGCTGATGTTTCCGAGAAGTGCTGTGGAAGAAAAAGCTCAAGCTTACAATCCATGTGATCCAAGCTTGAAAGAAAAGTCAGAATTTAGAAAAAATCAGAGACTCCCAAGTGTGAAGAAATCCTATGAATGTAAAGAGTGTGGGAAAACCTTCAGAGGGAGATCCAGCCTCATTGACCATCTTAGAActcacagtggagagaaaccctatgtaTGTcttgaatgtgggaaagccttcatgCAAAATTCAAGCTTTATCAACCACCGGAGAATTCACACCGGAGAGAGACCCTATAAATGTAACGAATGTGGCAAAGCCTTCAGGCAGAGATCCAGCTTCATTAATCATAAGAGAATTCACAGTGGAGAGAagccctatgaatgtaatgaatgtgggaagacttTCAGGGGAAGCTCAGACCTTATTAAGCATCGTAGAATTCATAGTGGAGAGAAGCcctatgaatgtagtgaatgtggcaAAGCCTTCCGTGGTAGCTCTGCCCTTCtggaacatcagagaattcacagaGGAGAAAAACCCTACAAATGTCATGAATGTGGCAAAGATTTTAGGTGGAGTTCATACCTTAttcagcatcagagaattcacagcGGGGAGAAACCCTACAAGTGCTTTGAATGTGGAAAAGACTTTAGGGGTAGATCTCACCTAATTCgacaccagagaattcacactggagaaaaaccctatggatgtaatgaatgtgagaaaGCCTTCAGGGCTAGTTCAGATCTAATTCAACATCAGAGAAtacacagtggagagaaaccttatgagtgcCATGAATGTGGAAAAGCATTCAGATTGATTTCAACCTTTATCAACCATCAGAGAATACACAGTGGAGAAAAGCCCTATGAGTGTATCaaatgtgggaaggctttcagaAGGAACGCGTACCTTATTCGgcaccagagaattcatactgaaGGAAAGCCTTATGGTTGtcatgaatgtggaaaggctttcagagggAGCTCAGCTCTGACTGAGCATGAAAGAATTCACCGAGGAGAGAAACCCCATGAGTGTCCGgactgtgggaaagccttcagggCGAGCTCAGTCCTAATTgaccatcagagaattcatagtggggagaaaccttatggatgtcatgaatgtgggaaagcctttaggTGGAGTTCAGATCTTAtccaacatcagagaattcatagtggggagaaaccttataaatgtaatgaatgtgagaaaGCTTTTAGGAGAAGCTCTGATCTCATTaaacaccagagaattcatagtggagaaaaaccttttgaatgtaatgcCTGTGGAAAAGCTTTTAGTGGGAGTTCCAACCTTATTagacatcaaagaattcatattaGAGAATAA